In Bacillus cytotoxicus NVH 391-98, the following are encoded in one genomic region:
- a CDS encoding acyl-[ACP]--phospholipid O-acyltransferase, which yields MADKFDDHHRIENDYKEEYAAEVAPKRVTYDRDDRDDVKSKTAGSTAGFIALALAVLSLFTFPTLFGLVSILLGIYAYNRGATVTGGIAAIVGGIAVLVSLLFRAAIIGLLFSLF from the coding sequence TTGGCTGATAAATTTGATGATCATCATAGAATTGAAAATGATTATAAAGAAGAATATGCGGCAGAGGTTGCCCCTAAGCGTGTCACTTATGATCGAGACGATAGAGATGATGTAAAATCAAAAACAGCAGGATCAACGGCAGGTTTCATCGCTCTTGCTCTTGCAGTCTTATCACTTTTCACATTCCCAACACTATTTGGGCTTGTCTCCATTTTACTCGGTATTTATGCTTATAATCGTGGTGCTACTGTTACCGGTGGTATCGCTGCTATTGTTGGCGGTATTGCTGTACTTGTTTCTTTATTATTCCGCGCTGCAATTATCGGCTTATTGTTTTCACTCTTTTAA
- the ytfJ gene encoding GerW family sporulation protein: MSFFILESIKKNDKERLVEMMEHPIENLMKTAMTNLKEMVDVNTIVGSPVSTADGHVVLTVSKVAFGFGAGGSDFKGEVSRREQQHTHAGQGSQKEMKQEYPFGGGSGAGVSINPVAFLVVGSSGVQVLHLQSGTHLIEKALNTVPSTVDKLVNGR, encoded by the coding sequence ATGAGTTTCTTTATTTTGGAGAGTATAAAAAAGAATGATAAGGAAAGGTTGGTTGAAATGATGGAACATCCAATTGAAAATTTAATGAAAACAGCAATGACAAATTTAAAAGAAATGGTAGATGTAAATACGATTGTAGGGAGTCCTGTTTCGACAGCAGATGGACATGTAGTGTTAACGGTTTCGAAAGTTGCTTTTGGTTTTGGAGCAGGTGGAAGCGATTTTAAAGGAGAAGTATCTCGCCGCGAACAACAACATACGCATGCAGGACAGGGATCACAAAAAGAAATGAAACAAGAATATCCGTTTGGAGGAGGAAGTGGAGCTGGAGTCTCCATCAATCCTGTTGCTTTTTTAGTAGTAGGATCGAGTGGTGTGCAAGTATTGCATTTACAGAGTGGGACACATTTAATTGAGAAGGCGCTGAATACAGTTCCGAGCACTGTGGATAAGCTTGTAAATGGACGCTAG
- a CDS encoding YkuS family protein, producing MAKIGVESSLTDVQQALQQKGHEVISLQSESDAKECDCCVITGQDSNVMGISDVSTKGSVIKASGLTTDEICQQVESRV from the coding sequence ATGGCAAAAATCGGTGTTGAAAGTTCGTTAACAGATGTTCAACAAGCGTTGCAACAAAAAGGACATGAAGTCATTTCTCTACAATCTGAAAGTGATGCAAAGGAATGCGATTGTTGTGTCATTACTGGCCAAGATTCGAATGTAATGGGAATTAGCGATGTATCGACAAAAGGATCTGTCATTAAGGCAAGCGGTTTAACGACAGATGAAATTTGTCAACAAGTTGAAAGTAGAGTATAA
- a CDS encoding DUF3911 family protein, producing the protein MAYVQIKGTREEVVKMLQLFDLMDTKGFCKFNDYVEVEPNETKHNHFTASIDFQTNNNSIQEHLNDQFVSQMLTGVYND; encoded by the coding sequence ATGGCTTATGTACAAATTAAAGGAACAAGAGAAGAGGTCGTAAAGATGCTACAATTATTTGATTTAATGGATACAAAAGGATTTTGTAAATTCAATGATTATGTGGAAGTAGAGCCGAATGAAACGAAACATAATCACTTTACCGCTTCCATCGATTTCCAAACCAATAACAATTCTATTCAAGAGCACTTAAATGATCAATTTGTAAGTCAAATGTTAACTGGTGTATATAACGACTAA